A genome region from Pithys albifrons albifrons isolate INPA30051 chromosome 24, PitAlb_v1, whole genome shotgun sequence includes the following:
- the MARCKSL1 gene encoding MARCKS-related protein: MGSQGSKAAGGDPDTAKANGQENGHVLYNGDMTPKAGGEATPQNGTGSADPAKEENEGEPGGGDTIEAAPAADGADPKAEEGAAPKDAPKKKKKFSFKKSFKLSGISFRKGKKDAGDSSGSSPTEEQGPGEQSPAGGAQPSAPPEEGPEERGGPGEGSEGGPDPRGQDGAAGGSEQEEQPGESHGDTAKGEEEPSKAEPSASPAEQKEE; this comes from the exons ATGGGCAGCCAGGGCTCCAAGGCGGCGGGCGGCGACCCCGACACCGCCAAGGCCAACGGGCAG GAGAACGGCCACGTGCTCTACAACGGGGACATGACGCCCAAGGCGGGGGGCGAGGCGACCCCCCAGAACGGGACGGGCTCGGCTGACCCCGCCAAGGAGGAGAACGAGGGCGAGCCGGGCGGGGGGGACACCATCGaagccgcccccgccgccgaCGGCGCCGACCCCAAAGCCGAGGAGGGCGCGGCCCCCAAGGACGCCcccaagaagaagaagaagttCTCGTTCAAGAAATCCTTCAAGCTGAGCGGCATCTCCTTTCGGAAGGGCAAGAAGGACGCCGGGGACTCCTCGGGCTCGTCCCCCACGGAGGAGCAGGGCCCGGGCGAGCAGAGCCCCGCGGGGGGGGCGCAGCCCTCGGCGCCCCCCGAGGAGGGCCCGGAGGAGCGGGGGGGCCCCGGGGAGGGCAGCGAGGGGGGCCCCGACCCCCGCGGGCAGGACGGGGCGGCCGGAGGGAGcgagcaggaggagcagccgGGGGAGAGCCACGGGGACACAGCCAAAGGCGAGGAGGAGCCGTCGAAAGCCGAGCCCTCGGCGAGCCCCGCCGAGCAGAAGGAGGAGTAA
- the HDAC1 gene encoding histone deacetylase 1 — translation MALTQGTKRKVCYYYDGDVGNYYYGQGHPMKPHRIRMTHNLLLNYGLYRKMEIYRPHKANAEEMTKYHSDDYIKFLRSIRPDNMSEYSKQMQRFNVGEDCPVFDGLFEFCQLSAGGSVASAVKLNKQQTDIAVNWAGGLHHAKKSEASGFCYVNDIVLAILELLKYHQRVLYIDIDIHHGDGVEEAFYTTDRVMTVSFHKYGEYFPGTGDLRDIGAGKGKYYAVNYPLRDGIDDESYEAIFKPVISKVMETFQPSAVVLQCGSDSLSGDRLGCFNLTIKGHAKCVEFVKSFNLPMLMLGGGGYTIRNVARCWTYETAVALDTEIPNELPYNDYFEYFGPDFKLHISPSNMTNQNTNEYLEKIKQRLFENLRMLPHAPGVQMQPIPEDAVQEDSGDEEEDDPEKRISVRNSNKRISCDEEFSDSEDEGEGGRKNVANFKKAKRVKAEEEKEEEEKKDEKEEEKAKEEKAEPKGAKEEPKAT, via the exons ATGGCGCTGACGCAGGGCACGAAGCGCAAAGTCTGCTACTACTATGATG gTGATGTTGGAAACTACTACTACGGCCAAGGCCATCCCATGAAGCCCCACAGGATCCGGATGACCCACAACCTGCTGCTCAACTACGGCCTGTACAGGAAGATGGAGATCTAT CGGCCCCACAAGGCGAATGCTGAGGAGATGACCAAGTACCACAGCGACGACTACATCAAGTTCCTGCGCTCCATCCGCCCCGACAACATGTCTGAGTACAGCAAACAGATGCAGAGAT TCAATGTTGGGGAGGACTGCCCTGTGTTTGATGGGCTCTTTGAGTTCTGTCAGCTCTCAGCTGGAGGCTCTGTTG ccagtGCAGTGAAGCTGAACAAGCAGCAGACAGACATTGCAGTGAACTGGGCCGGGGGGCTCCACCACGCCAAGAAATCAGAGGCCTCTGGTTTCTGTTACGTCAACGACATCGTCCTGGCCATCCTGGAGCTCCTCAA GTATCACCAGAGGGTTCTGTACATCGACATCGACATCCACCACGGGGATGGAGTGGAGGAGGCGTTTTACACCACGGACAGAGTCATGACCGTGTCCTTCCATAAGTACGGGGAGTACTTCCCAGGCACGGGGGACCTGCGG GACATTGGTGCAGGCAAAGGCAAATACTACGCTGTGAACTATCCCCTGCGGGACGGCATCGACGACGAGTCCTACGAGGCCATTTTCAAACCT GTGATCTCCAAAGTGATGGAGACGTTCCAGCCGAGCGCTGTTGTCCTGCAGTGTGGATCGGATTCCCTgtctggggacaggctgggctgctTCAACCTCACCATCAAAG GTCATGCCAAGTGTGTGGAGTTTGTCAAGAGCTTTAACCTGCCCATGCTGATGCTGGGAGGGGGCGGCTACACCATCCGAAACGTGGCCAGGTGCTGGACCTATGAGACTGCTGTGGCTTTGGACACTGAAATCCCCAATG AACTTCCATATAACGACTATTTTGAGTACTTTGGACCAGACTTCAAGCTCCACATCAGCCCCTCGAACATGACCAACCAGAACACCAACGAGTATCTGGAGAAGATCAA gcagaggcTCTTCGAGAACCTGCGGATGCTCCCGCACGCCCCGGGGGTGCAGATGCAGCCAATCCCTGAGGATGCTGTTCAGGAGGACAGTGGggatgaagaggaggatgaCCCTGAGAAACGCATCTCAG TCCGGAATTCCAACAAGAGAATATCCTGTGATGAGGAATTCTCTGACTCCGAGGACGAGGGGGAAGGAGGGCGCAAAAACGTCGCCAACTTCAAGAAAGCCAAACGTGtgaaagcagaggaggaaaaggaggaggaggagaagaaag atgagaaggaggaggagaaagcgaaagaggagaaagcagaacCCAAAGG GGCAAAGGAGGAGCCAAAGGCCacctga
- the LCK gene encoding tyrosine-protein kinase Lck isoform X2, whose protein sequence is MGCCCSSDYDEDWIENIDICEHCNYPIEPDSKRQRLIRNGSEVRDPLVSYESSSPPCSPVQEKLVVALYNYEPKHDGDLGLRKGEKLRVLEENGEWWKAQSLTTGQEGLIPFNFVAVVNSLEPEPWFFKNISRKDAERQLLASGNTHGSFLIRESETSKGSYSLSVRDLDETQGETVKHYKIRNLDSGGFYISPRAPFGSLRELVQHYTRSSDGLCTRLGKPCRTQKPQKPWWQDEWEVPRESLKLVEKLGAGQFGEVWMGFYNGHTKVAVKSLKAGSMSPSAFLAEANLMKNLQHPRLVRLYAVVTKEPIYIITEYMEKGSLVDFLKTSEGVKLSIHKLLDMAAQIAEGMAFIEAKNYIHRDLRAANILVSDTLCCKIADFGLARLIEDNEYTAREGAKFPIKWTAPEAINYGTFTIKSDVWSFGILLTELVTYGRIPYPGMTNPEVIQNLERGYRMPQPDNCPAELYELMRQCWRESPEERPTFEYMKSVLEDFFTATEGQYQQQP, encoded by the exons atgggctgctgctgcagctcagactATGACGAGGACTGGATCGAGAACATCGACATTTGTGAGCACTGCAATTACCCCATCGAGCCCGACAGCAAGCGCCAG AGGCTGATCCGCAACGGCTCCGAGGTACGAGACCCTCTGGTGTCCTACGAGTCCTCGTCCCCACCGTGTTCCCCCGTGCAAG AGAAGCTGGTGGTGGCCCTGTACAACTACGAGCCCAAGCACGACGGGGACCTGGGGCTGCGGAAGGGAGAGAAGCTCCGTGTCCTGGAAGA GAATGGGGAGTGGTGGAAAGCACAGTCGCTCACCACGGGGCAGGAGGGATTGATCCCCTTCAACTTCGTGGCCGTGGTGAACAGCCTGGAGCCCGAGCC gtggTTCTTCAAGAACATCAGCCGCAAGGACGCGGAGCGGCAACTCCTGGCCTCGGGCAACACACACGGCTCCTTCCTCATCCGGGAGAGCGAGACCTCCAAAG GCTCGTACTCGCTGTCCGTGCGGGACCTGGACGAGACCCAGGGAGAGACGGTCAAGCACTACAAGATCCGGAACTTGGACAGCGGCGGCTTCTACATCTCCCCCCGCGCCCCCTTCGGCAGCCTCAGGGAGCTGGTGCAGCACTACACGC GCAGCTCGGACGGGCTCTGCACCCGCCTGGGCAAGCCGTGCCGGACGCAGAAGCCGCAGAAGCCGTGGTGGCAGGACGAGTGGGAGGTGCCGAGGGAGTCACTGAAGCTGGTGGAGAAACTGGGAGCGGGGCAGTTTGGAGAGGTCTGGATGG GCTTCTACAACGGGCACACGAAGGTGGCAGTGAAGAGCCTGAAGGCTGGCAGCATGTCCCCCAGCGCCTTCCTGGCCGAGGCCAACCTGATGAAGAACCTGCAGCACCCGCGGCTGGTGCGTCTCTACGCCGTGGTCACCAAGGAGCCCATCTACATCATCACCGAGTACATGGAGAAGG GCAGCCTCGTGGACTTCCTCAAGACCTCAGAAGGAGTCAAGCTCAGCATCCACAAACTGCTGGACATGGCTGCGCAG ATTGCTGAAGGCATGGCCTTCATCGAGGCCAAGAACTACATCCACCGGGACCTGAGGGCTGCCAACATCCTGGTCTCGGACACCCTGTGCTGCAAAATCGCCGACTTTGGGCTGGCCAGACTCATCGAGGACAACGAGTACACGGCTCGAGAGG GGGCGAAATTCCCCATTAAGTGGACGGCGCCGGAGGCCATTAATTACGGGACGTTCACCATCAAGTCGGACGTGTGGTCCTTCGGGATCCTGCTCACCGAGCTCGTCACCTACGGCCGGATCCCGTATCCAG GGATGACCAACCCCGAGGTGATCCAGAACCTGGAGCGCGGGTACCGGATGCCGCAGCCGGACAACTGCCCGGCCGAGCTGTACGAGCTGATGCGACAGTGCTGGAGGGAGAGCCCCGAGGAGAGACCCACCTTCGAGTACATGAAGAGCGTCCTCGAGGACTTCTTCACTGCCACCGAGGGCCAGTACCAGCAGCAGCCctga
- the LCK gene encoding tyrosine-protein kinase Lck isoform X1, producing MGCCCSSDYDEDWIENIDICEHCNYPIEPDSKRQRLIRNGSEVRDPLVSYESSSPPCSPVQGEAWQGREQQGHPQTSHSHPVPLLVPPEKLVVALYNYEPKHDGDLGLRKGEKLRVLEENGEWWKAQSLTTGQEGLIPFNFVAVVNSLEPEPWFFKNISRKDAERQLLASGNTHGSFLIRESETSKGSYSLSVRDLDETQGETVKHYKIRNLDSGGFYISPRAPFGSLRELVQHYTRSSDGLCTRLGKPCRTQKPQKPWWQDEWEVPRESLKLVEKLGAGQFGEVWMGFYNGHTKVAVKSLKAGSMSPSAFLAEANLMKNLQHPRLVRLYAVVTKEPIYIITEYMEKGSLVDFLKTSEGVKLSIHKLLDMAAQIAEGMAFIEAKNYIHRDLRAANILVSDTLCCKIADFGLARLIEDNEYTAREGAKFPIKWTAPEAINYGTFTIKSDVWSFGILLTELVTYGRIPYPGMTNPEVIQNLERGYRMPQPDNCPAELYELMRQCWRESPEERPTFEYMKSVLEDFFTATEGQYQQQP from the exons atgggctgctgctgcagctcagactATGACGAGGACTGGATCGAGAACATCGACATTTGTGAGCACTGCAATTACCCCATCGAGCCCGACAGCAAGCGCCAG AGGCTGATCCGCAACGGCTCCGAGGTACGAGACCCTCTGGTGTCCTACGAGTCCTCGTCCCCACCGTGTTCCCCCGTGCAAGGTGaggcctggcagggcagggagcagcaggggcacccccaaaccagccactcccaccctgtccctctgcttGTCCCCCCAGAGAAGCTGGTGGTGGCCCTGTACAACTACGAGCCCAAGCACGACGGGGACCTGGGGCTGCGGAAGGGAGAGAAGCTCCGTGTCCTGGAAGA GAATGGGGAGTGGTGGAAAGCACAGTCGCTCACCACGGGGCAGGAGGGATTGATCCCCTTCAACTTCGTGGCCGTGGTGAACAGCCTGGAGCCCGAGCC gtggTTCTTCAAGAACATCAGCCGCAAGGACGCGGAGCGGCAACTCCTGGCCTCGGGCAACACACACGGCTCCTTCCTCATCCGGGAGAGCGAGACCTCCAAAG GCTCGTACTCGCTGTCCGTGCGGGACCTGGACGAGACCCAGGGAGAGACGGTCAAGCACTACAAGATCCGGAACTTGGACAGCGGCGGCTTCTACATCTCCCCCCGCGCCCCCTTCGGCAGCCTCAGGGAGCTGGTGCAGCACTACACGC GCAGCTCGGACGGGCTCTGCACCCGCCTGGGCAAGCCGTGCCGGACGCAGAAGCCGCAGAAGCCGTGGTGGCAGGACGAGTGGGAGGTGCCGAGGGAGTCACTGAAGCTGGTGGAGAAACTGGGAGCGGGGCAGTTTGGAGAGGTCTGGATGG GCTTCTACAACGGGCACACGAAGGTGGCAGTGAAGAGCCTGAAGGCTGGCAGCATGTCCCCCAGCGCCTTCCTGGCCGAGGCCAACCTGATGAAGAACCTGCAGCACCCGCGGCTGGTGCGTCTCTACGCCGTGGTCACCAAGGAGCCCATCTACATCATCACCGAGTACATGGAGAAGG GCAGCCTCGTGGACTTCCTCAAGACCTCAGAAGGAGTCAAGCTCAGCATCCACAAACTGCTGGACATGGCTGCGCAG ATTGCTGAAGGCATGGCCTTCATCGAGGCCAAGAACTACATCCACCGGGACCTGAGGGCTGCCAACATCCTGGTCTCGGACACCCTGTGCTGCAAAATCGCCGACTTTGGGCTGGCCAGACTCATCGAGGACAACGAGTACACGGCTCGAGAGG GGGCGAAATTCCCCATTAAGTGGACGGCGCCGGAGGCCATTAATTACGGGACGTTCACCATCAAGTCGGACGTGTGGTCCTTCGGGATCCTGCTCACCGAGCTCGTCACCTACGGCCGGATCCCGTATCCAG GGATGACCAACCCCGAGGTGATCCAGAACCTGGAGCGCGGGTACCGGATGCCGCAGCCGGACAACTGCCCGGCCGAGCTGTACGAGCTGATGCGACAGTGCTGGAGGGAGAGCCCCGAGGAGAGACCCACCTTCGAGTACATGAAGAGCGTCCTCGAGGACTTCTTCACTGCCACCGAGGGCCAGTACCAGCAGCAGCCctga